The genomic segment GTAGGAATCAGCGTTGTAACACCGAGGGCAAAACAGGGACTGGAGATTGCAAGGATAATCAAGGAGAAATCACCGGAAACATACGTGGTGCTTGGCGGGCCACACATCACTGCTCTTGGCCCCGAGGTCATCACACGCGACGAAGTGGACATAACAGTCATTGGAGAAGGCGAATACACCATGTTGGATATAGTCAGTACCCTTGGAGGCAATCGGGACTTAAGTGGTGTCAAAGGGATTCTCTTTAAGAAAAACGGTAACGTGATCAACACGGGGGTCAGGCCGATAGTTAAGGATCTGGACCAGATACCTTACCCTGCCTTTCATTTACTGCCGATCGGAAAATACACTCCCTATCCCTCAAATACAAGAGGCAGGCCAGGCAATTTCGTCAATATAATTACAAGCAGGGGCTGTCCACATGCCTGCACATATTGTGATGTCAAGCTCACATTTGGCCAGAGCTTCCGGGTCCACAGCCCGGAGTATGTGATAGAGGAAATTCAACATCTGTATGATAAATACAAGGTCAGGAATTTCTCCTTCCGCGACAGTATATTCAACCTGAACAAGGAACGAATAAAACAGATCTGCAGGCTGATTATCAAACGGGGTCTTGACATCTCCTGGGAATGTAACGGCAGGGTGAACTACGTGGATGAAGAACTCCTGAGAGCAATGAAAGAAGCAGGCTGCTGGCAGATTCAGTACGGAGTGGAATCCGGCAATCAGGAGATACTGAACAAGGCCTCCAGAAACACAACTATTGATCAGATAAAGGAAGCCTTCAAGCTGACAAAAGAGGTTGGCCTTGAGGTCCACGGATACTTTATGGTTGGACTGCCGGGAGAGACAAAGGAGACCCTTAAAGACACGATTAAGCTGGCAAAGGAGATAAGCCCGGACCTCGTAGGATTCACAATCGCCATCCCGTTCCCCGGAACGGAATTCTTTGAATGGGCCAAAGAACATAACTACCTGAGGACCGATGACTGGAACAGTTTTGTTTATAATACCGCAATTGTAGAGACTCCCCAGCTAAGTATCAATGACCTGCTGGATGCCCAGAAAAAGGCGCTCAGAAGCTATTACCTGAGACCAAGCCAGATATTAAAACATGCACTGAAGATGAGGTCATTCAATGATCTGAAGACCAATATTGGGTATGCAAAGGTGCTGCTCTTCAGTTTCAAGGATATATACAGGGGATAACCCTGGATTTCCTGCCTTCTCACTATTTTCCTTGATATTTTCTTTCATACGCAATCGATTTGTGATAATATGGTAGTATAATTTATCTGCCTTGGCCGATGGGCTCCAAGGCCTGTTCATATCATAATTAAGGAGGTCATCATGATTGTAATAGCCGAAAATCTGAACACGAGAAACCAGGCTTACATGAAGGCAGTAACGGAGTTTGACCCCGAGACAATCAAACGCCTGAGTGGTGAACTTGTAAACACAGGGGCTGATGTTATCAACATTCAGTGCTCACTGGACGGCTCCGGAGATGAGGAGATGCTTCCGAGGGTTGTTGAGGTCATAGTTCAATCACATGATCCGGTTATAAGTCTTGATACAAGAAATACCGAGGCACTCAAAAGGTCTGTTTCCCTGTGTACGAAACCGCCGATTATCAACTATCTCTCTCTTGAAGAGCAAAACGCTGAAAAAATCCTCTCACTCTGCCGTAACAACCA from the Nitrospirota bacterium genome contains:
- a CDS encoding radical SAM protein — encoded protein: MKVLLIHPPISMTKNTPPIFNSLPLGLGYIASVLEQNNIDVRIIDGYIEGLNREKLSNELDAYSPDLVGISVVTPRAKQGLEIARIIKEKSPETYVVLGGPHITALGPEVITRDEVDITVIGEGEYTMLDIVSTLGGNRDLSGVKGILFKKNGNVINTGVRPIVKDLDQIPYPAFHLLPIGKYTPYPSNTRGRPGNFVNIITSRGCPHACTYCDVKLTFGQSFRVHSPEYVIEEIQHLYDKYKVRNFSFRDSIFNLNKERIKQICRLIIKRGLDISWECNGRVNYVDEELLRAMKEAGCWQIQYGVESGNQEILNKASRNTTIDQIKEAFKLTKEVGLEVHGYFMVGLPGETKETLKDTIKLAKEISPDLVGFTIAIPFPGTEFFEWAKEHNYLRTDDWNSFVYNTAIVETPQLSINDLLDAQKKALRSYYLRPSQILKHALKMRSFNDLKTNIGYAKVLLFSFKDIYRG